The Astyanax mexicanus isolate ESR-SI-001 chromosome 8, AstMex3_surface, whole genome shotgun sequence sequence tttttatttaagccatttctcattctctgcaaataaatgctctaaatgacaatatttttatttggaatttgggagaaatgttttatagtttatagtagtttatagaataaaacatacattttcatttttactcaaacatatacctataaatagcaaaatcagagaaaccgattcagaaactgaagtggtctcttattttttcccagagctgtaagtAACAGATGTTCAACAACGTCTGTGTAATGTTGGAGTTTGATGTCAACACAATGTTGAGTTGAATGGACCAATATGTCACTTTCGATTTTTCAACTAGGATTAAGCATTCGTCTGACGCTGACGCTGAAGGCCAACTCAATGTTGATATTTGACTTATATGTGACTCAGATTtccaacaaatacaaatacaaaattttGTATCTGTCTCATGTTGGAGTTTGATGTCAATAAGTGTTTATTATGTGACCTTGATTTCCAACCACTATTAACATCCATCTATCAAAGGTGTTGACCTCGACATTAGGTTATCTGTTGCACATTATAGTCACGTTTTTTCTAAATCATGCCAGATGTTCGCGGAAGTTTTGATGATGCTAATGATGAGAAAAAATGGTTTTATAGGCTGACGTTAGTCTAGAGTTCATAATGATTCTGCACCCCTTAGCTGCAGTGACCTACAACTAAATGTAGACTTCCTACACAGATAGGAATACaaacttgtgtgtatgtgtgagtgaacAATGACGTGTTATTGCTAGTGCCTCTATACCTATAGCACTGAGGCTAAAATGAACGCAATGAtagtaacaaacacacacaaaacctctAAACTGTAAAATGGCTCTTTAGTTCGGCTTTAAATGGGTTAGGCAAACAAGAAGGTTCACTGCTTTTATCCGATTCTAATAATTACTCTGAATAAAACAACACACAGAAGAACACGTGGGTTAGGTGACATGGACAGAAAGACATTCAAAAAGCTGTATCACAAAACAGTAATCCTGTTTAAAAGTGCTGAGTCAGtttaaactgaaaaacaaaaatgtgtttagtGCGGTAAACATTCTGTTGACTGATTTTTTTCAActgtaataaatgctctaaattaaacaATATACAGCAAAACACAAGCTCGACCCTTAAAAGACCCCCTGCCCCGTTCCACTTTTTACAGGGTGTTCTGACTCGAGAACAGAGGACTGAGGAGAACAAAACCGCCAATGCTGATCTGCATGTTCAAGATGTGGGCAGAGCTCTGCTTCCTTCCTCACCgaaacacacacttccacaccgACGTCTTATCGTGGCCAACCTGAGCCTTAACAAAataaccctcacacacaccctgtgCTCAAACACATCTGTCTATACATGTGTTTATAAGGGACTTCACACCGGGGGCAAATTTCATATACAGCAGACTTTCTAAGCTTCTGAAAATTAGGACTAGACAAGCACCGAGTTATGCTTGCGTTATTATTTGGCTGATACCAAAAAAGAAAGAcgcaaaaaaaataatgaaactgaAAATTTCATGAACGtttactgtacttcactgtaaACACAAATGATGACAAGCAGTTAAGATGGGTTAttcaactaaaataaataaattatatattgaaTGCCTGCTTTAAAATACTTGTTTGAGTTTAATAAACCAACTACCATAATAATTTAGCGAGACATCCAGACTatgtttggttaaaaaaaaacacaaaaaacaacacgCAGTCCCAGAACTTTAACTTTAGGCGataaagaaatctaaaataaaggaaagtcaatgtaaaatatttttatttttaactgctATATTAAAATgctatgtcaaaaagtgaaaatagaaaaatgcagatacaatatttatatttcacgAATCAAAAGATATATGACATCTACCTTACAATGTAAACACGCGAATGTGTTTATAAACAGTTGAGCTCATTTCATTCGATTTATTCGACTTACCTGACATAATTTTGTAGATATTTTGTTGTTTAATGACGGTCCATCTACTacttattttaagttaaaattatGAAACAATTAACAGAATGCggttttaatatattatttaataatttattgcattcattttctaaacattgtgtaaatgtGAACagattcaataaataaaaaaatacatgcatttttttgttgtttttacgtCACTACCTGTAAAAAACATGCAGATGAAGTAATGGACTAGACATTTGATCTCTAACAAACTCCACGGCTTCTATTTTTCCGTTtggacatttatttttataaattcaTTCATATAGTAGTGTTTGATATCGGGGATATACTTGCATGGTTCCtcttttaatgtaattaaaaaaaaaaaacataaatagataTGGCTGCAGgtatgttaatttattatttattaatacatgTTAGTGAACATATCAACCATGTTTAGTTTCAGTCTTATGAAGCAGTCTTTCTCTATCGACTTTGACATTGAGGGAGTGGGCTGTTTCTTGCATTTGAACTCTGGGGTTTGTTGTTATCTCTCTGGTCTGTCAGAGCTGTGGGTACTCACACCTTTAATCCACTCCTCCGCGCTCTCATTGGTCCGCGCGCTGCTTAAAGTCTTCTGGGATGGCCGCAGACCTTCAGAGCCTCACCTTCCCTCGGTGTGACAGAGACCATGAAGTTGTCCAGTGTTGAGGTGATGCAGCTGGAGCAGCCAGAGCCGTTTCCCCAGAGCCCACAGTCCGGGGAGTCCGAGCTCAGCTGCTCGAGCCCTGACGGCAAAGCCCCCCGAGTGAGGAGACCCCTGAACGCCTTCATCATCTGGACCAAGGAGGAACGCAGGAGGCTGGCCCAACTCAACCCTGAGCTGGAGAACACTGACCTCAGCAAGATACTTGGTAAGCACACACCTGTCAGAGCTAATGCTTGATATAGCATGAAGTAAACACTGTTTCTCATGGTCTTCCAAACAGTTACAATGAAAGGCTTTCTTGATCAGGGCCCAGTTTTCTGATAGATTATTCTTTTTCTATTCAACTTCCCTGGTGAAGAAAGAGTGTTCAGAGTGTTCAATGCTAGCTCAACCACTTAGGAATCATCTTTGTGGCAAGATGCTTTGGAAAAACAGAGCCAATGTACTATATCTGCCCATTTAGTCTACAGCTGTTTGGCCTCACACATTTATGCTGAAGTTCATTCAGATTGTACTCTGATTGAACCAACATACAGGGAAGCCAATTACAACAGAGAAAAGAGTGTATTTACATTTAAGGGGGTAGAAATGTGTCCCCATTGTAATCAAAAAAAGTAGGACACAGGATATGATATCAGAACTTCATTGTCCAATAAATATAGCTAATGTAGTAAAGTATTTTCTGCTGCTAATACATGGATTGCAATAGATTCTAGTAACTTCTAGTAACTCAAATATTGCACATGGCCTTTAACTTGGCTTAATCCTTTGCATACACATGTACTGATCAGTGGCTGTAACATCTACTCTAATCATTTGCTGATCAATAAAAAAAGAAGCATTGTTTGCAAATCCAGcctattcatttattcatgttttcTCACTCTTTTGCTCTTCTTCATTTTCTCTGCAGGTAAGACCTGGAAGGCCATGTCCCTGGCTGAGAAGCGACCATACATGCAAGAGGCAGAGAGGCTGAGGGTCCAGCACACCATTGATCACCCCAACTACAAGTACCGTCCTCGCAGACGCAAGAGCAACAGACGCAGTACCAAAACCCCACCAAGTGACTCCAGCACCTCCCCTAACCTCCAACTCAACTACATGCTCCACAACCAGGCCTTCTATTACCCATACACACCCTCAAACACCATCTCTGACTCTTACCCACACCCGCACAGTCTGGCTTTCCCCAGTCATCCCACAGCAGCTCCAAGTGGAGCAACGTTTCCCAACGGTGGACTATCTTTCTCAGACGGAACAGCCTTCTTGAACTCCTCTTTGGCGTATCCCCAGCAGGCCATGTACTCAGCAGAGCCTCCACTGTACTACAGTTCCCAGCATGCAGAGCAGCACAGAGCAGACCACTGGGACTGGCGAGGGACCGAAGTGTGTGGGTGTGCTCTGTGTTCAGGCGGCCCATCGCTGGAGTTCTATCTAGAGCAGGTTCGAGTGGACATGCTGGACCAACTGGACCGAAGTGAATTTGACCGTTACCTCAATCCAGTACCACTTTAAGACCAACACTGACTATAAATCTTACAAAATGAACTGAATTTTAGATGTACCCTGACTGGGAACCCTCAACCACTCAACCCAACCGATTTTGCACAGTTCAAAGCACCAGAGTGGTGCAAGGCCTGTGTGCTGCTAAACAGTTTTCTATTGCTGCCTAACATTTTTTTACATGTTAATGTGAATATTTGtacataaatatttgtatttatttataaaaatgaatCCAGAATAAGCTGTAAAACAGGTCTGTCAATGGAGAATCTTTTGTACGGTTTAACATTTATAGGTCTTTGTTTAACTGATGACAATGGCAAGATCTGTGCAGTTCGTTGTACATTGAAATCATTGTATTTATGACTTGTTTGCTTGGaaaaaagtccacattaagctgctataaataaaaaatgtttaaatataatcCTGTGCTTTTCGCCTCTGAATCACTGTGAATAATGACCGAACGGTTTAGTCTACTTCCTTACCTTCCAGAAACACCTCAAGGTTCACACGAGGTCAGAAGACAGAGGTCCTGCTattctttcattgttttttttttgacttaCGCCTATTTGTTTGCACGGTTGATCAAATCAGGGCCATGATGACATCAAAAGTCTTGGGGCACCTAGGTTTTCACAAATGAATTTTCTGTAACATTAAGCATTAAGTAACATATTAAACAACAATggggtttgttgtttttttcagtcggatattacaaaaaaaatattaaagttagCATTTGTGAAAATAACAAAAGTGACTAAAAACGAATTACTCTTTCACTAATGAATGTTCCACACTTTCTGCTCACACTTTCTTCACATACACTTTGGGATGCACAGAATTACTCCTCTATTTATTAAGGCATTTATTCGATGGATTACTTGAATTAAATTGATATATGACACTCATAAAAATAATACTAGTAAAATGTGACTCAAAGGATGAACCACCGGATTTAGGTGTAAGTTAATTAGTAGGCCACAACCCACTCAAATGTTTGTGCTGGGTGGATCTTCAAATCCCCAAACCACACCTACTCAAGCCAGATTAGAATTCACATGTAACGAACATCACTACTAAGGTATCATCCAACACGATCACTAGAGTTGGCTGCATTTCTGTGAAGTAAAACCTTAATAAAGGTCAACATAAGGGTTTCATGTCCTGAACAATgaacaacaattaaaaaacaatgaacacctATGTTCTTATTCACAAGATGGTGTATGACATCAAATATTTGCATTGTATTGACCTCATgtcatgtaaaataaaaatggatATATGTTCTATTAATAAAAGTGTTATAAATCGTTCCAATCCCAAGTAATGGAATCAGGAAAAGCATTTAAACTACCTCACTTACACTGTATTTCCATGCTGCCAAAACAGCTCCAACCTATCGAGGGGTAGATCCACAATACACAGCCAGCATAAACTTTCTCAACAGTTTGTATCACAGTCATTTTTCTGTGAGATTAGACCAGGGGGCTTAGCTTTGCTCCCTATGCACATTAATGTGCCTTGAGCCCCCAAGTCTCTGTACATGGCTGTTTGACATTTGAGCGCTCTTGGTAGTGACTGACTACTGTATACTAGAggactccacaagacctgcctgatattTTGGGAATAATCTGATCCAGTCATCTAGGAATTAAAAGCATAGCATAGTCTAGCCTAGCCTTGAAACCTATAAAATGTTGTATTCCCAATCTAACCACCCCTTGGCCGTCATGTGTGGCCTACGTGGTTATTGCACGCAGTGCGGTTATTGGACCTTCTGTTATTGTGTGGATGTATTTAGTTCTTCTTCTTGTTGTGTTTCACCTGATCAGAAAATGTTAgctattatttttttgctaatcAGCTTGGTTTATATTTTTGAGTTGTAAATACTAATACTAGTTGTAAATCAATATTGTTAAATAACAGGTGTGAGGTTTTAGAAATGTTAGAAATGCCTGTTTTACAGCTATAATGCTGAAATGCTGGAAAGCTGTGTTTAAGGTACATGGTTTCCCCCTTCCCCCTTATTCAATTGCAccataataaataaagattttctttCTGGGACAATGCTAAAGAATGCTTTCTAATAAGTAGATCAATGTAACTACTGAAATGCAAAagatacagtattgtgcaaatgttttaggcgcCTGTgggatttcagtaaagaaaaagcttcttatctgggcagtaagtgtatattagctcagtaaaacaccagcattacaatgaatacaaacagcaattttaaaaagcagtgctttaacatcactgttttccttaaaacacaCCTcctaaacatctcctaatctctcctcatctgagtttaatactAAGAGTTATTTATAGTTCTtttcatatcaacacctggtttggtaaattggtaaatttggtaaatcagatgagccgcggacggaactgaacataatatacacatgctggctgaggagcatccaggagaaatctggaactacactttgttctacagcttggctcacaggatataacatacttagttaaaatgagaattcctttttatgttttactgtatgtatgcttatttgcatctgttcaaatcatatgtggtgcttctATCAGTTAATAACTCTCATATTGcagagataaatggattagtgtaatttgctttggtgcctaaaacttttgcagaGTACTGTATATGGCAGTATTCTGACATTGTTTCTTAGGGGGCACATTTCTCAAACATCTCAAATATTTGACTAAAGTTCATGTTCCATatcttttcttaatttatttatttaaaccccTACATCTATCTGGAGAATTCTAGGCATTCGGAAGTTGATATGTAGCAATATGTGGCAagtaaaaagcaaaacaaaataaactgttTCTATATTGTAAAATCTCCGGAACGTAAAAATTGATTTTTAAATACTTTAGATTGATTTACAACTAGAATTTCATAAATAGCACAATGTTTACTTTAGTTAATTTGCTTAAAATTCCTCACTCCTTAGAGCTTTGTTCTAAAAATGAAATACCCTTCACTGTAACCTAAACAGAAGTAAAGATTGTTTCCTGTTGGACGACCTTTAGTAGGCTTGGGCTAAATTTGTTATTTGTAGGCTTGGGAAGATAACGTCATCCCTGCACTGATAGGAAAGATTCCGCTGTTTGAAAGTTGAAAAGATGTAAAAGAAGGAGGAAAAATGTACAGAATTATTGAAATATTTGTCAGATTGTTTGCGAACACTTATTTTAATGAATGCTGACActtgtctaatccctgtagaaaagtattgccaaaagaataggactttttgaacagacaaacatgaaccttttggaattatgtctaATGCCTGGCATAGagattgagctgtggagcagtgttactgtgttctctggaattctGTGCTCTTTTTATTACTTTTGGGTGAGTTTGGGAATTTTGGATGATAAGATGATCCAAGAGGTGGTGATCATCAAACATCCTGaccttgttgctgaatgcaaataaatcctcaaaatctagtagaaagcctctcctggagagtagagacagtaaGAGAAAGAGTACTTGGTTTTCCAGTGTGAGAAACACCTGCATTGTACTTCTTTCCCTTTTCACAGAAATAtggtatacagtggtgtgaaaaagtgtttgcccccttcataATTCTGGAATCACTCTTAAatatttcagatcatcaaacaagtttaaataatagtcaaagacaacaaatgtaaacacaaaatgcatttttaaataaaggcttttattattaaggaaggaaaaaaaatacaactcTACATGACCCTgggttaaaggtctcattccatcgttttttcattaattttaaactgtctagttgtgatctctagtattaatgaatgaatggtgagacgattttttttttgtgaaaaaagtgctccagtgattctgtatagccctgctttatttcacttgaTTAGAGGTCtgtgaagaaagacaggattccagctcttactcatgaatattcatacatgcaaacatatcgcctctgattggctaacagcactgctgcagagaacgcctacctgccttcgcCTCTAAACTTAAAGGacaaaaaatgttttcagagatacagccttagttataaagatatggCACTAAGGCTAGGGAAAGTAaacctttaaattttttttaacgtCAGACTCAAAGCGTCGCTCGGCCACGAGCGGAGGCTGCCCACCCCAAGActaggtgggcgaggccatgaactcatgaGTTCACGTAgccacggtgcttttcctgatcaacacgtttttctgaacattttcttttactagctactgcacacaatggaggttgaggaacagtttcatatgcagcatccatatacaactcagagagacataTTGTAcgtcacaaagaacaagaaaaagaggattttagcgacacctttaaaaactgttaaaaacataATTTCTTTTTTGAGAACAGTTTATCTTCTACTCACTTAACATTATTCACATAATTTTGACCAGATGTTGCACTGTATGCAacattgtatatataatattattctaAATTCTAAAACTTTACAGTAGAGGATAACATTACAGAAATGTCTGTAAACTAAATGGGGTGGGGTCATTGTGACTACACACGCAACAATATGTAAATTTCATGAACATACACAGTGGGTTCACAAAGTAttgattaaataatttttaaaagaatgaaaaaatgtCAGTTAAAATTTCTGAGTGTTGGCTtgaaatatattttcattaattgcCCAGCCTTATTCTTAACTTTAAGGCACAGttgtatgttaatttttttaaatgaattttctAAATGAACAGGCCCTCTATAGTGGACATTAAACCTCTATTTAGATGCATTATTACTATTCATTTGCTTAATTATATATCTAAAAGCATATAAAATATGGCATgtgtttcatttaatttaaataaaaaaaatagaaattgtgTCATTGGAACAGAAGTGTACAAATCTTTAAATAAAGAGCATGTTTACGTGATACATTTTACTACAGAGAAATTCATAAGAATTGCTATTTGGTTCATACGATGTAATGGCCAAAATGTTCAAAAAAGGTTTTGGAATGGCAATGATGGAAGGTTTCATTCTAAAACCGTGTATCTTATCAGTCTATTTATTATATATGaattataataacaacaatactATTTCTCGTTCTGTAATAAAAGCAAACTAAGTATAAGCTTTCTTGATCAAAAGCTGATGTTCTTCCACTGATGGGACTTTATCAGACAGGGTTAATAAGTGATTTGCCTATAAAGAGATTCACCGACTTCAGGAGTGTCATCAGCTCGTGTTTACAGAACCTCTTGACATTGATCGTCTTCCTTTGTGTGTTTGAGCAAGCTTGTGTCAAGTCTTTGATCTCCCATTGGTATTTTTATGCCCCAAGAAACCAGGGACTTCAGGGTGAAGgcaaaagtgtgtgtatgtgtgtataagagtgagagagatagagagagagagtaaaagaaaggaaAGGCCTCTAAATTTCCATACAGTGTAACAGATAGGAACTCTGTGTAAACCCACAAATAAACGTCAACCCCTTTCTTTAACCCCCCTCTACATTACAGCTACAGTGCATGCATCTACTGTCAGCACTCAAATTCACACATCTTTACAGAATGCTTTAAGAGCCTTTCTCACATGGACACAAATTGTCATAGCCTTATTCCACTTAAAACTCTGTGACTCAAGACACAGtgatttttttaccttttaatatTCATTAGCAGTTGGACGTCTTTTAAAACCTGCATCACTATCACAGCTACATGTTGACTCATCACTTGCAAAACAGTAACAAAAGTAAAGACTCATGTCTGAATCAGCAGAATTTTCTTAGGGATGATgacatatataaaaaagtaccAGAGAAGAAATGGTAGACATGTATAAAGAACTAGAGACCAAGACATACACTGTGAAATATAAAACACAGCTAAATTGTAACAGTTCGATactgtttttcttaaaatacaGTGATACTCTGAATAGTATCGCTTTATTTTATGCACAGTATTACGTATTTTGACAGCATATGGTACAAGTAAAACATTTTGCGGTAATAGGACAATACTTTTTAAAGCCATCCTCAGCCCCAGACAGAGTCAGATGTCCCTGTTGTTTAATAAAgcagtaaaaaactgtaaaaaaatacagtaaagagcTGGAAAgcctgctgccagtattttactgtatttagtcAAATTcatagtattttaatgtttaaaaaaacagtaagaAACTGTAATTTAGAATACAGTACAGAATATGTAAAAACTACGATAAGGAGCCGGAAACCTTGCTGCCAAAATTTTACAGTAATTTTACAaggaattttttttacagtgtagagtacAAGTACTCTATCAAAAAGTGATTTGAGAggaagttaaagtgttctttaacaCAACACTTAGAAGTATTGAAGTACTCCAGTAgggtacatttacagcattttagtacttaaatacagtagtgacgTAGTTCAGTTTCATTACTAAATATCTGGAAAGTGGCTATTTGGAACAGCCGAAAAACTTCTCCTTCAAAGTCAAAATTTAACTTGCAGGCTATGATCGAGAGATCacttgttcgaatcctgttttagttaacttgccatcagctgctggagccctcagagagcacaattggccttgctctctctgggtgggtagatggcactctctctcctctcctctcctagTGTgatttcaatacatcagctcacaaggcgcctgtgagctgatgtattgaaaccgagtcgctgcgctttcctccgagcgcgctgtgatgctactctgcaatgctgcatccacagcagcagtttgaaaagagacagtggctgacttcatatgtatcggaggtgGCATGTGCTATTTTTCTtcatcctggtgttggggcatcaataatgatgggggagtcctaatgagtgggtaattgaccttgtaaattggggagaaaatgtgataaaaaatttaaataaaaaataaaaacttgcaGGCTATTCATCAACTACCAATTACCTAATTTCTATACAGTTAAAACATACTAAAAAGTTTTGTCTTCATTTCCAGCTAGCTTGACATATATCATAGTATGGGAAGCAACTACAAACTACTATCTTTCATTAAAACAATGGAAACAAACTTCTGTAGATAATCATTTTAAATCCACATTAATGGCTTAGTTAAATACAAACACGGTTTTACTTAAATTAAAGCACATTATAATTAGTTTCTCTGAATAGGAAGGAAGCTTTCATGAGTGGTCATTACTATATGCTCCTGTTACTCACTCTTCCATGAGTCACCATGTGAGGGAGCTACTATGTCTCATTCAAGCAAGTGAATAATCCTCTGTCACAATAGAGAGAGGACAACAGAAAGACAAGCTACACAATCTCTCAGCAACACTGCAGCACAAACGTGAgagggtatgtgtgtgtgggtgagaaagCAGTTGTCAATATTATGATGGCTCACACATGAACTTGTTAATAAATTGTCAAATAGAGCTATGTAACAAACTGTAAATTTTATACTCATGTATAGACCCCTACCAGTTACACATATAGCAATGATATCTGCATAACAAATGTATGGATTATTGTAAAATgagatatatatctatatataaacaaTGTGTCATGGATGTCTTCATTTGTGACTGTTTGACCTATATGATAGTGCCTACCGGAGCATATAAAG is a genomic window containing:
- the sox32 gene encoding SRY-box transcription factor 32, whose amino-acid sequence is MKLSSVEVMQLEQPEPFPQSPQSGESELSCSSPDGKAPRVRRPLNAFIIWTKEERRRLAQLNPELENTDLSKILGKTWKAMSLAEKRPYMQEAERLRVQHTIDHPNYKYRPRRRKSNRRSTKTPPSDSSTSPNLQLNYMLHNQAFYYPYTPSNTISDSYPHPHSLAFPSHPTAAPSGATFPNGGLSFSDGTAFLNSSLAYPQQAMYSAEPPLYYSSQHAEQHRADHWDWRGTEVCGCALCSGGPSLEFYLEQVRVDMLDQLDRSEFDRYLNPVPL